A genomic window from Silene latifolia isolate original U9 population chromosome 11, ASM4854445v1, whole genome shotgun sequence includes:
- the LOC141611292 gene encoding lysine histidine transporter-like 8 — MSEAREINSAPLTPRTGPTTPRTHPISAPPSQYHSPSLSRSPLLSFTDNDEPINGVDGHDKTPKTTSRPRTPSHFISPLASPLRKVLTPIASPLRRAMTPIASPLMNVLNMTKLDPQDAWLPITECRNGNALYAAFHTLCSGIGVQALVLPVAFTILGWTWGIICLTVAFIWQLYTLYLLVHLHESHETGLRYSRYISLCIAAFGEKVAKPIAMLPIIYLSAGTGVLLISIAGATCKILFQILCEPETCTARHLTLVEWYIVLTCAAVLISQLPNLNSIAGVSLIGAITAIGYITLIWVVSVVRHNVPGVSYAPVRSESGIKNVFTILNAFGIISFAFRGHNLILEIQATMPSCEKHPSRVPMWKGVKYAYVLVAMCLYPISIGGYWAYGNQIPRDWGMLTVLYKFHGRDTSKFILALSALFLIINALSSYQIYSMPIFDDMESKYTIRKKQPCPPWLRALLRVVHGCITFFFAVAFPFLASFAGLLGGVALPLTLAYPCFMWAIIKKPKVFGPSWWLNWGLGVLGMILSGLLIAAGIFVMIANGVEFSFFKPQ, encoded by the exons ATGAGTGAGGCAAGGGAGATAAACTCTGCTCCTCTAACACCAAGAACAGGCCCAACCACACCAAGGACTCATCCAATATCAGCCCCGCCTTCGCAATACCACTCCCCGTCCCTCTCTCGGTCGCCCCTATTGTCGTTCACCGACAATGATGAGCCTATAAATGGTGTGGATGGCCATGACAAAACACCGAAAACAACCTCTAGGCCGAGGACACCGTCCCATTTTATTAGCCCGTTAGCTAGCCCACTAAGGAAGGTGTTAACACCTATCGCTAGCCCGCTAAGGCGGGCTATGACCCCAATTGCTAGCCCATTGATGAATGTTTTAAACATGACTAAGCTTGACCCTCAAGATGCTTGGCTTCCTATTACTGAGTGTAGGAATGGGAATGCTCTTTATGCTGCTTTTCATACTCTTTGCTCCGGGATTGGTGTCCAAGCTCTTGTTCTTCCGGTCGCTTTCACTATTTTGGGATG GACATGGGGGATCATCTGTTTGACAGTAGCCTTCATATGGCAACTCTACACCCTATATTTACTAGTTCACCTCCATGAATCACACGAGACCGGTCTTCGTTACAGCAGATACATATCTCTTTGCATTGCAGCTTTTG GTGAAAAGGTGGCGAAGCCGATAGCAATGCTCCCGATTATATATTTATCAGCAGGAACAGGCGTACTACTAATCAGCATAGCGGGGGCCACATGCAAAATATTATTCCAAATATTATGCGAACCGGAAACGTGTACGGCAAGGCACTTAACCTTGGTGGAATGGTACATAGTCTTGACTTGTGCAGCCGTGCTTATATCTCAACTCCCGAACTTGAACTCGATAGCCGGAGTGTCCTTAATCGGTGCAATTACCGCCATTGGATACATTACCTTGATTTGGGTCGTGTCCGTGGTTAGGCATAATGTACCGGGTGTGTCCTATGCTCCGGTCCGTTCTGAGTCCGGTATTAAGAATGTGTTTACTATTCTTAATGCTTTTGGAATCATTTCCTTTGCTTTTAGAGGCCACAATCTTATACTTGAAATTCAG GCTACCATGCCTTCATGTGAAAAGCACCCGTCTCGAGTGCCAATGTGGAAAGGTGTCAAATACGCGTACGTTCTAGTTGCAATGTGCTTGTACCCGATTTCAATTGGCGGATATTGGGCTTACGGAAATCAG ATACCAAGAGATTGGGGAATGCTAACAGTCTTATACAAGTTCCACGGACGAGACACATCTAAGTTCATTTTAGCATTATCGGCTTTATTCCTAATTATAAACGCCCTAAGCTCGTACCAAATATATAGCATGCCAATCTTCGACGACATGGAATCCAAGTACACAATTAGGAAGAAGCAACCATGCCCACCATGGCTTCGAGCCCTTCTTCGAGTAGTACATGGATGCATTACCTTCTTTTTCGCGGTGGCATTTCCTTTTTTGGCAAGTTTCGCGGGATTGCTAGGAGGTGTAGCTCTACCATTAACCTTAGCCTACCCATGTTTCATGTGGGCAATTATAAAAAAGCCTAAGGTTTTCGGTCCGTCGTGGTGGTTGAATTGGGGTTTGGGTGTTCTAGGGATGATCTTAAGTGGCTTGTTAATTGCTGCTGGGATTTTTGTTATGATTGCTAATGGGGTTGAATTTAGCTTCTTCAAACCTCAATAG
- the LOC141613046 gene encoding uncharacterized protein LOC141613046: MPDVNTSSGSSYEYFDDPLFLSQSDQPTACLVTSPFGGHDFLGWRREAFMALTSKNKESFVDGTSVKPPKTDKKYSQWVRCDFMVRQWILNSLVSSIKDSMKYVNSAQELWSELLERYGQANALEVYQLKKELEGIKQDNSSLVDYYGKMKNLWETLDGLDPLPLCSCGKIDQCTCSLLKKIIERENTAKLIQFFDGIKWRV, encoded by the coding sequence ATGCCTGATGTTAATACTTCCTCTGGTTCTTCATATGAATATTTCGATGATCCATTATTTTTGTCTCAATCTGATCAACCCACTGCATGTCTTGTTACTAGTCCTTTTGGGGGTCATGATTTCTTGGGTTGGAGGAGGGAAGCTTTCATGGCTTTAACCTCTAAAAACAAAGAATCGTTTGTTGATGGTACTTCGGTTAAACCTCCTAAGACTGACAAGAAATACAGTCAGTGGGTAAGATGTGATTTTATGGTTCGACAATGGATATTAAATTCTTTGGTTTCGTCTATTAAGGATAGCATGAAATATGTCAACTCTGCTCAAGAATTATGGTCAGAATTGCTTGAGAGGTACGGGCAGGCTAATGCTTTAGAAGTTTACCAGTTGAAAAAGGAATTAGAGGGTATCAAACAGGACAATTCATCTCTAGTTGATTACTATGGCAAAATGAAGAACCTATGGGAAACCTTGGATGGATTAGATCCTTTACCTCTTTGTTCATGTGGCAAGATTGATCAGTGCACATGTTCCTTGCTTAAAAAGATTATTGAAAGGGAAAATACAGCAAAGCTTATTCAGTTTTTTGATGGGATTAAATGGAGGGTATGA
- the LOC141612770 gene encoding uncharacterized protein LOC141612770, whose amino-acid sequence MSLSRSFTHLTDKSALKTDPYHVYYVNSTTVYLLQPPKSHPSSRSRPWIITRKLMKNQSAFILYHPLTSKPYSFNFHPYNLHFSQLNPTPLAVFYAFKSHYPVDKLLVLHNYALFALYGGGQLQGCPRFNSDSSSWVELSSRNVNFDDVISFEDKVYVVDRQGITKLVNYYKTIRKISIGKTVVSHPLISGSGRFGWRKRFAIDGETLYLVVRMAEKLFDVFRLKSRGKGFYWDRVDQFKGNKVLFMARDCYFFLRASRKFPGREYRNCIVFSEAAFPQYGNDCWEFTESDNVRRNEVDIAVFRLDDERFVREGEGENSGFPKIDWSPPDWIFNVSVFSADEFQKHSVSESSSSQSEREPDEDERLDSATTKFEGLDIRSDLVPTLQKIWRNHGNIINDSIVRNGDIVARALESLATIVQILEDNPVQSLSDSQADYLSFTLSDLRNICFKVYWLVSFVEKALKVHKSKPLVESLNNLSQLSSQVKERRAILLGELANLDEEENKLKEEMTKVSEMIPFFGEVKFDEAIGAGLTGVC is encoded by the exons ATGTCATTGTCAAGAAGTTTCACCCATCTGACCGATAAATCCGCCTTGAAAACCGACCCTTACCATGTCTACTACGTCAACTCCACAACCGTCTACCTCCTTCAGCCACCCAAATCCCACCCCTCATCCCGCTCCCGCCCATGGATTATAACCCGTAAACTCATGAAAAATCAATCCGCCTTCATACTCTACCACCCTCTCACTTCCAAACCCTACTCTTTTAACTTCCATCCTTATAATCTCCACTTCTCACAACTCAATCCCACCCCCCTCGCCGTCTTCTACGCTTTTAAATCACATTACCCCGTCGACAAGCTACTAGTTCTACATAACTATGCTTTGTTCGCTTTGTACGGCGGCGGTCAGCTTCAGGGATGTCCTCGCTTCAATAGTGACTCCTCCTCCTGGGTTGAGTTATCGTCTCGCAATGTCAATTTCGATGATGTTATCAGTTTTGAGGACAAGGTTTATGTGGTTGATAGACAGGGGATTACTAAATTGGTGAATTATTATAAAACTATTAGAAAAATCAGCATTGGTAAAACCGTGGTTTCTCATCCCTTAATTTCCGGTTCAGGACGGTTTGGGTGGCGGAAACGGTTTGCGATCGACGGGGAAACTCTCTACTTGGTGGTTCGTATGGCGGAGAAATTATTCGACGTTTTTAGGCTGAAGAGCCGAGGAAAGGGATTTTATTGGGATAGGGTTGACCAATTTAAGGGTAATAAAGTGTTGTTTATGGCGAGGGATTGTTATTTTTTTCTGAGGGCGTCGAGGAAGTTTCCAGGAAGGGAATATAGGAACTGCATTGTGTTTTCTGAGGCCGCGTTTCCGCAGTATGGGAATGATTGTTGGGAGTTTACTGAGAGTGATAATGTTCGGAGAAATGAGGTTGATATTGCGGTTTTTCGGTTGGATGATGAGAGGTTTGTGAGGGAAGGGGAGGGTGAGAATTCGGGTTTTCCTAAGATTGATTGGTCACCTCCTGATTGGATTTTCAATGTTTCGGTGTTCTCTGCTGATGAATTTCAGAAACATTCTGTATCAGAGTCTTCTTCTAGTCAATCAGAAAG GGAGCCTGATGAGGATGAAAGATTGGATTCTGCTACTACCAAATTTGAAGGACTTGATATAAGGTCTGATTTAGTCCCAACCTTGCAAAAGATCTGGCGGAACCATGGGAACATAATAAATGACAGCATTGTGCGTAATGGTGACATAGTTGCTAGGGCGTTGGAGTCGCTGGCCACTATTGTTCAAATACTTGAGGACAACCCAGTCCAGTCCTTAAGTGACAGCCAAGCTGATTATTTAAGCTTCACACTTTCTGATCTACGAAACATATGTTTCAAAGTTTACTGGTTGGTTTCATTTGTTGAAAAGGCGTTAAAAGTACATAAAAGCAAACCTTTGGTGGAATCGTTGAACAATCTCAGTCAATTAAGTTCCCAAGTCAAGGAACGCAGAGCAATCCTCCTTGGCGAATTAGCTAACCTTGACGAGGAAGAAAACAAACTGAAGGAAGAGATGACGAAGGTGTCCGAAATGATTCCTTTTTTTGGCGAAGTTAAGTTTGACGAAGCTATAGGAGCGGGGCTCACAGGAGTGTGTTGA